In a genomic window of Cyclopterus lumpus isolate fCycLum1 chromosome 13, fCycLum1.pri, whole genome shotgun sequence:
- the lrrc51 gene encoding leucine rich repeat containing 51 — translation MYGAPVDLSFKHISSLEDAWTEEHSSTLRPLKRNPKMKYLSCSLRLNNNNIPDLHDLQRTVNHFLAEPSRLAWLDLSFNNILHIDQVLCELHELRVLYLHGNNIFILSEVDRLGVLPHLHTVTLHGNMIETNKAYRNRVISALPQLKTMDFSAVTRQERVMAKIWHLSNKRRRGSKETLK, via the exons ATGTACGGAGCTCCAGTGGATTTATCCTTCAAACACATCAGCAGTTTGGAAG ATGCATGGACAGAGGAACACAGCAGCACTCTGCGACCTTTAAAGAGAAATCCAAAGATGAAGTACCTAAGCTGCTCCCTTCGtctcaataacaacaacatccctgaccttcaTGACCTCCAGAGGACTGTTAACCACTTCCTGGCTGAGCCGTCACGGCTCGCCTGGCTGGATCTTTCCTTCAACAATATATTACACATAGATCAA GTTTTGTGCGAGCTCCATGAACTGCGTGTGTTGTATCTCCACGGcaataacatttttattctgtCAGAGGTGGACAGACTGGGAGTGCTACCACATCTACATACCGTCACTCTGCATGGAAATATGATCGAAACCAACAAGGCGTACAG GAATCGTGTGATTTCTGCTCTGCCTCAATTGAAGACGATGGACTTCAGTGCCGTGACACGCCAGGAGCGAGTCATGGCAAAGATTTGGCATCTGAGCAACAAACGCCGCAGAGGCAGCAAGGAGACTCTTAAGTGA
- the lamtor1 gene encoding ragulator complex protein LAMTOR1, translating into MGCCYSSENETTEQDPDERKPLIPHPNPVSKPPNGTDWITTSVPSARTDEQALLTSILTKTAQNIIDVSAADSVMMEQHEYMDKARQYSTKLAVLSNSLPQKKSLALPSLTSQPHQVLASDLVPYSDVQQVSKIAAYAYSAISQIKVDAKEELVVQFAIP; encoded by the exons GACCCTGATGAACGTAAACCGCTGATCCCCCACCCAAACCCTGTCAGCAAACCCCCAAATGGGACCGACTGGATCACTACGAGTGTTCCCTCAGCAAGGACGGATGAACAGGCCCTCCTTACATCCATCCTCACCAAGACAGCACA GAACATCATTGATGTGTCAGCAGCTGACTCTGTCATGATGGAGCAGCATGAATACATGGACAAAGCTCGGCAATACAG TACAAAGCTGGCTGTGTTGAGCAACAGTCTGCCCCAGAAGAAGTCCCTCGCGCTCCCCTCCCTCACCAGCCAGCCCCACCAAGTGCTTGCGAGTGACCTGGTGCCATACTCGGATGTTCAGCAG GTGTCCAAGATAGCAGCTTATGCTTACAGTGCAATTTCTCAAATCAAAGTGGATGCTAAAGAAGAACTAGTGGTCCAGTTTGCCATTCCTTGA